A region from the Beduinella massiliensis genome encodes:
- a CDS encoding xanthine phosphoribosyltransferase, whose translation MKALEDKIRAEGRALNADVLLVDSFLNHQIDVQLMKAVGEAFADHFNGKGITRIVTVESSGIAPAAMTALAMDLPLVVMKKQGSRILTDDVVQTTVQSFTKGTKYELTLKRHFIKPDDRVLLIDDFLASGEAAVGVHTLLSGLGVTLAGIGIVIEKAFQPGHQRLEAMGCDVYSLARVKRMDAGSIEFIED comes from the coding sequence ATGAAGGCACTGGAAGATAAAATCCGCGCAGAAGGCCGGGCGCTGAATGCGGATGTACTCCTGGTGGATTCCTTTTTGAACCACCAGATTGACGTACAGCTGATGAAGGCGGTCGGCGAAGCGTTCGCCGATCACTTTAACGGAAAGGGCATCACGCGAATCGTCACCGTCGAAAGCTCCGGCATCGCGCCCGCAGCGATGACCGCCTTGGCGATGGATCTGCCGCTCGTCGTCATGAAGAAGCAGGGATCTCGTATTCTGACGGACGACGTCGTGCAGACGACCGTGCAGTCGTTCACCAAGGGGACGAAATATGAACTGACCCTGAAGCGGCATTTTATCAAGCCCGACGATCGGGTGCTGCTGATCGACGATTTTCTTGCGAGCGGCGAGGCTGCTGTAGGCGTACACACGCTCTTGTCCGGCCTGGGCGTGACGCTCGCCGGCATCGGTATCGTCATTGAAAAAGCCTTTCAGCCAGGCCACCAGCGTCTGGAAGCGATGGGCTGCGACGTCTATTCGCTGGCACGTGTAAAGCGCATGGACGCCGGATCGATCGAATTTATCGAAGACTGA